A window from Nitrospira sp. ND1 encodes these proteins:
- the hemW gene encoding radical SAM family heme chaperone HemW: MRQATGRGLYIHVPFCHQRCHFCAFYLEIHHARAAEEFLGSLTTELRLYGEQRLFGSEPLQSVYFGGGTPTTLSAPQLATVLSAARETFGLQYEAEITVEAHPGSVTRDSLSHLRRAGFTRVSFGAESMNQLELDRVGRPGSPMSTVQMVTAARKAGFTDLNLDLMYGLPGQTIESWAASLRQIVDLAPTHLSCYALTVEEGTALQAAIRRGTVPAPDETLQNEMEDLAEDVLSRAGFTRYEISNYCRPGFASRHNQLHWTGGDYLGLGPSAQSYVAGRRFGNVSDLSMYNASLRTGALPVTASEQLTTADDACERLVFGLRLTEGITLGETGALAFSGLTGKVNELIGDDILERRGERVRLTARGRRYADTVAVALLASLEP; the protein is encoded by the coding sequence ATGCGTCAGGCGACCGGCCGCGGCCTCTACATTCACGTGCCCTTCTGTCACCAGCGCTGCCATTTCTGCGCCTTCTATCTCGAAATTCATCACGCGCGTGCCGCGGAGGAATTTCTGGGGTCCCTGACGACCGAACTGCGCCTCTATGGTGAGCAGCGGCTCTTTGGATCGGAACCGTTGCAATCGGTCTACTTCGGTGGCGGGACGCCCACGACCCTGTCCGCTCCGCAACTCGCCACCGTCCTGTCGGCGGCGAGGGAGACGTTCGGACTCCAGTATGAGGCTGAAATCACCGTCGAGGCCCACCCGGGATCAGTCACGCGGGACAGCTTGTCTCACCTCCGCAGAGCCGGATTCACGCGGGTGAGCTTCGGCGCCGAATCCATGAATCAACTCGAATTGGATCGAGTCGGACGCCCCGGCAGTCCTATGAGCACCGTGCAGATGGTGACCGCTGCGCGGAAAGCCGGCTTCACCGATCTGAACCTCGACCTCATGTACGGCCTACCCGGACAAACCATCGAGAGTTGGGCGGCCTCGCTGCGCCAGATCGTCGATCTCGCCCCGACGCACCTCTCCTGTTATGCCCTGACGGTCGAAGAAGGCACCGCCTTGCAGGCGGCGATCCGACGTGGGACGGTTCCCGCCCCTGACGAGACGCTACAAAATGAGATGGAAGATCTGGCGGAGGACGTTCTGAGCAGAGCAGGTTTCACGCGCTACGAAATCTCCAACTACTGCCGTCCCGGATTTGCCAGCCGACACAATCAGTTGCACTGGACCGGCGGAGACTATCTCGGCCTGGGGCCCAGCGCGCAATCCTATGTCGCGGGCCGGCGGTTTGGAAATGTGAGCGATCTGAGCATGTACAATGCCTCTCTCCGAACCGGCGCCCTCCCCGTGACAGCATCCGAGCAACTCACGACAGCCGACGACGCCTGCGAACGACTGGTGTTCGGACTCCGGCTGACCGAGGGCATCACGCTCGGGGAAACGGGAGCCCTGGCATTCTCAGGTTTGACCGGCAAAGTAAACGAATTGATCGGCGACGACATCCTCGAACGCAGGGGTGAGCGGGTACGACTCACCGCCCGAGGCCGGCGCTATGCGGATACTGTCGCAGTAGCCCTGCTGGCAAGCCTGGAGCCCTAA
- a CDS encoding ATP-dependent Clp protease adaptor ClpS, which yields MSTLTPAMTPEALDTTDVGTGDDLEARVIVFNCDCHTYQQVIALFCKCIPGMNSSRAFELAWRIDHEGQATVYSGERKAAEEIGKKLAAGGLRVGVQ from the coding sequence ATGAGCACACTGACCCCTGCCATGACCCCTGAGGCCCTCGACACGACCGACGTGGGCACCGGCGACGACCTGGAAGCACGGGTCATCGTGTTCAACTGCGACTGCCACACCTATCAGCAGGTCATCGCGCTCTTCTGCAAATGCATTCCTGGAATGAACTCTTCCCGGGCCTTCGAATTGGCGTGGCGCATCGACCACGAGGGCCAGGCGACGGTCTATTCGGGAGAGCGAAAAGCGGCGGAGGAGATCGGGAAGAAACTGGCGGCCGGAGGGTTACGGGTCGGAGTGCAGTAG
- a CDS encoding DUF3386 domain-containing protein, with translation MEHAAAIDTQTTVADNPQARALLQRAFESTARWQPDFRGFSADLTVNTNGQQVRGTVVVKGPREVTVQLPDETIQKWAQEQIGMIAVHRAPRKFEESDGKHRLTMEAGEDHPLGRRLDIHGDGMQSFYRIKDNRITQINRKMPHVAFTINVEESSTTQDQKQLTTKYTVYYFAPQDAKLRNVESFTDTHMRVGNSDLPSTRRIISYENGAVLVRTLTFTNHKLLA, from the coding sequence ATGGAACATGCTGCAGCGATCGATACACAAACCACCGTTGCCGACAACCCCCAAGCCCGCGCCCTGCTCCAACGGGCCTTCGAGAGCACGGCCAGATGGCAACCTGATTTTCGAGGATTTTCGGCCGACCTGACGGTGAATACCAACGGCCAGCAGGTGCGCGGAACCGTGGTGGTCAAGGGACCGCGTGAGGTTACGGTGCAGTTGCCGGACGAAACCATTCAGAAGTGGGCCCAGGAACAGATCGGCATGATCGCCGTGCACCGCGCGCCCCGCAAGTTCGAGGAATCGGACGGCAAACACCGCCTCACCATGGAAGCCGGCGAAGACCACCCGCTCGGCCGTCGGTTAGACATCCACGGCGACGGCATGCAGTCTTTCTACCGAATCAAAGATAACCGCATCACGCAGATCAATCGGAAGATGCCCCATGTGGCGTTCACTATCAACGTGGAAGAAAGCAGCACCACGCAGGACCAGAAACAGCTGACCACCAAGTACACGGTGTATTATTTCGCGCCGCAGGACGCCAAGCTGCGCAACGTCGAGAGCTTTACCGACACCCATATGCGGGTCGGCAACTCCGATCTGCCGTCCACACGCCGGATCATTTCGTACGAAAACGGCGCGGTCCTGGTTCGAACCCT